TTTATGAGATTGTTGGCATGCCTCGACTTGTCGATGACCTCGGTTTGGATGACATGAGGATATTGACCTTCGCGTTCGACGGCGTAGTTTTTCATGATGATCGAATGAAGGAGCTGTGGGACGCGTTGGATCAGTGCGAACTGCGGCGGCGTTGGGACATGGCTCCGCCTGCGTTCTTTCGAGACCCGGGAAAGCTAGATCGCTCCTACACTCTTTACCCTCAGATTTCTGAGGAGGAGGGTAAGCGGAGAGCAAAAGAAACTACTGTGCTTGAAAGAAGTAGCAAAGCGGCTCTAGCGGCAAAAGCACGTAACCTCACTCAAAACGGGGGCAAGTACACTTGCGAGGCTTGTGCCTATGCCGACGAAGTGAGGGGAATGTTCGATGCACACCATCTGCAACCGCTCGCCACTGGTCCACGGATAAGCACCATCGACAGCTACGCTATTCTGTGCCCACGATGTCATAGGATGGCACATCGAAAGGCTGAGAAACCGGAGGTTCCGTTGGCTATGGCGGAGCTCAAAAGACTTCTCAATGCCCAATAGCCCAAGCCTCAAAAGGCGGACAAACGGGGGGCGGGGCCATGGGGGGGTGAAGCGCCATGGGCAGCCTTTGATTGAGGCTTCACATTTTTTTGTGATTTTGGATGACGAATGACCGCACCAGTAAACCTCTACGAGCTGCAGCTGAGAGCAAAGCTTCCGCAGTATCTACTGCAAAGTCTTGATGAGTTCGAAGCGGCAACAGGAGAAGTACTTCGTCGGTTCTTAGCTGAGATCGAGGCTCGTCCACTGCCGCCGCTGCTCTATCACTACACAGGGGAGGGCGGACTTCGGGGCATACTTGGAAGTGGTACTCTCTTCTGTTCGGACGTCTTTCGCCAGAACGACAAAAAAGAAATAAGACATGGCATTAACGTAGCCTTTGACGAGTTGATCGAGCGCGGTCGCAAGGACCCGGATTTGTTCCGTGGTTACGCTGGCAATATCGCTAGGTTCCGGAGAACCCATCCGATGGAAAACGTGGGGAACTTTTACATCTGTAGCCTAACAGGCCAGGAGGAAAGTGAGAGGCAATGGCGACTGTATGGTGCCAGTTCTAGAGGCTTTGCGCTTGCGTTCGATGCTATGAGGTTAGAAGTGGCGTTCACGCAAGCAAACGGTGTGCCGATAGAGAATAACAATACGTTCCCTGTCACCTATGACCGCGCGATAGCCGCCAGACTGCAGGGCGAGATTTTGGACCTGATTGCCCCGCTGCTGGCACCTCTTCGAATGGGCGTATTGGCACAGCCGTCTCTAGATGCTTACTACAACGAACTGGCTGTGGTGCATCTGTTAGCTATTGTTCGCTTCGCGATGTTCTTCAAAGCAAGACAATGGAGCGCGGAAAGAGAATACAGGTTTCAGAACTTGTTCAGCATAGATGCGAAACCAACTGACGTGAGGCTGCGTCCCGATCCAATGGGCGGTGCCGCTATCGAGTACAGAGCCTTTGACTGGCGTTCCGTTGATCCCGGTTGTCTGTCTCAAATCATCATAGGGCCAAAAGCAGATCAAGATGGCGGAGAGGCATTGGCACGAGAACTACTTCAACTGCACCATCCAAACCCCGAGACCGTCAAGGTCGTGCAGTCGACTGTGGGCAGGCATAGGCGCGGTTAGTCTTGTGTTGGACTGTGGTGCAGCGGGAGAGAACGTTTCTGAAGCCTTTCCCATGTCTCAATAATAAACAGTGCGGCGGTTCCAGCTGCGTTAACCGCAAATCGAGCAATAGCCGGTTCGATGCGCTGATATCCCTTCTCACGCCCGTGTGCATCGCCTGCATGTGTGCGCAAGGCCCCGATACCAGACACCACGGTGTTCAAGCCTCCAAGTACTTGGCGCATGTCCTGCTCTATCACGGTCGGTAGACCCGAGAGTCCCGGAGAAAGCTGCAGCGGTTGTTGCACCGCTTTCCACAGACCGTCTATGTCCTTCTTCGGTGGTAGTGTTAGGTCTAGTTCAATCAAGATGGACCGAAAGACCGCCTCCAAAAGGGAACATGCGGCTGTGACCGCGTCTTCTGGATCGCTGGTGAGGTTGACAAGAGCACGGGCGATCTCGTTTTCGACTGTGTCGAAGTTGAGTGTCGTTGCCTTTGTAACGATATTCCCAACAATCACGCCCCCAGCTTGGCGGGCGACGAGGAGGGCCTTGCCGTTAACAATCGTAACGGTGAAGCCGTCAGCCTCAAGAGCATTGTTTAAGTGCTCTCTTACCGCCGCTGCTTTTTCCGGGTCTCTGGGATAGCCCCGAGGGTCGCATACCGTCACAATGGCGTTGGTGATCAGTTCATGGCCATTGGCACCGTTGGCAGCGTCGTTAAGGGCAGCCGTTGCGGCTGGGAGTCGCGATCCAATTGCCGGAGGCATAGGAATGTTGCAACCCAACATGAACTGCTGGATGCCTGGTAGGCTTCGGTAGTGCCCGATAGGTGGCTCATCGCTCGAACCACCATAGCCCTGTGCGCGACCGCCTGTGATGGTATCAACAAGCGCTTTCAAAACAAAGAGAGAGAACTGGCTTTGCATTGCGCAACATCATAGTTCGACGACCATGCAGTGCAACGGTGTTATCGTTTGGGCAGCTTTACCTTCTCTATGAACTGACGTGCTTGACGCTTTCGGTCTGCAGTCCAAGCGTAGGTTTCTCTCATGCTGCCCGATGTCCACCCGCAGATGAAGTCAACGAGGTCAGCGGGCGCTTCATGTTCCAGAAGCTCCTTAGAGAACCAGCGGCGGAAACTGTGGAAGTTCACGGGAGACCTATCTGTTCGATCTTTGCCGAAGCCCACGCCAACACTGCGTCGGAACCGTGTGAAAGCCTTAGAGATGGGTGAGGACCGCGACTTGAGGTCACTCGATTTGCGTATGGGCAACTCGTGGAAGACATAGTCTCGTTCGGTCTTACCCTTGCATCGCTCTTTGAGCATTGGAAAGAGATCAGGGTGAAGAGGGATAGTGCGGTCTGCGGCGGCTGTCTTCTCGCCGGGAAGGTGGATTGTCTTGGCAACGAAGTTCAAATCACCAACACGCAACTCACCTACCTCGTTCTGTCGCGCTCCTGTAAGAGCAGCAGTAGTCGAGTGTTCGAGGAGGTCCGGGCGCATCTGTAGATTACCACAGAACAGGCGCTTCATCTCCTGATCATTAAACGCCCGCTCCTTATCCTCGATACTCTTGCGCTGTTTCTGCAGTCGGAACTTCGACCAATAGACCGGACCTTCCATCATGTAGCCCTTGTCCATTAGCCAGTGCCAATACTGGCCTAACACTCCCAAGTCAGAGTTGACCGTCCCCGCCCTTCTGCCCGGCATGAGCTGCTTCTCGACGTAGTCTCTCATTAGCGAACGCGTATAGCCGTTTATCGAAACCTCTGGTTTCCAGTTCTTGAGGTTAGTGATGGCCATCTTCCGGCGGTAGATGGTGTGTGTCTCAGCAGGCTTTTCAGCATTGAACTTGTGTAGATACTCGTCGATAGGCACAACGCTGCGGGTGGCTGTCGCGGTGCTGTAGAACTTCTTTGCCGCCGCGGGGCCGTATTGCTTCTCAATCTGCTCGGCGCGGTCACGGGCAATATCCTCCGCGATGTCCTGATTGGTTTGCCCCAAACCTTCCAATGTGTCCGGATCGGTGGTTTCGCCTGTCTCTGTGTTTTCGAGAGCAAAGGTGCGGATGCCGAGCGCCTCGCGGTGAAGAGGTGCCAGATCACCGCCATCTCGTGCGACCTTAGCCAGTTGCAGTTCGTAGTCATAGTCAGCGTTGAGCGTCGGCAACATAGCTCGTGCCTGCACTCTACTTTCTATTCTGAGATTAACCCTGTAGTTCGACTTGCCATGATGCGGTGGACGAACCCAAGCTCGAAGGTCTTCTCTGATGCCTCGGATGTACCATTGCGTGTTTCCTCGACGTTCGAGATACTTATCGAGTTTAGGTTCTTTACCCATTCACTTTACCCAACTACTTTACCCAAGTGTTAGGCAAAGTAGCTGGGAAAATCAAGGATTGTGGGACTGTGTCACGGCGTGGGTTTGAGTCCCGTAGGGAGCGCCACTTCAAAAATCTGAATGTTTGGTGTGTGGCGCGATTTTGTCGCCTACACCATCACCATCGTTCTGGCCTTTTCATCCTGCAATGCCGCTCCGTCGCCGGAATGGATCACGCGGCCACGGTTGAGGATAATGAAATTGTCCGCCAGCCTGCGGGCGAAATCGAAATATTGCTCGACCAGGATGATCGACATGGTGCCCCGGTCGCGCAGCATCGCGATGACGCGCTCAATGTCCTTGATGATTGAGGGCTGGATGCCTTCAGTGGGCTCGTCGAGCAGCAGAACTTTGGGGCGCATCACCAGCGCGCGACCAATGGCCAATTGCTGCTGCTGCCCGCCGGAGAGGTCGCCGCCGCGCCGGTGGAGCATGGATTTCAGCACGGGGAACAGCTCGTAGATTTCGTCGGGAATGTTGCGCTCCTTGCGGGCGAGGCCAGCAAATCCGGTTTTCAGGTTTTCCTCCACGGTGAGGCTGGAGAAAATCTCGCGGCCCTGCGGCACCAGAGCGATGCCGGCGCGGGCACGCTTGTCGGCGGGAAGCTTGGTGATGTCCTTGCCGTCAAACATAATGCTTCCGCCGCGTGCTGCGGCCTGGCCGGCAATGGCGCGAATGAGGCTGGTCTTGCCGGTGCCGTTGCGACCGAGGATGCAGGTGATCTTGCCGGGCGAGGCGGACACCGATACATCCTTCAGCGCCTGGCTGGCGCCGTAGAACAGGTTGACTGATTTTGCTTCCAACATCTCTCAGCGCCCCAGATAGACTTCAACCACGCGTTCGTTTTTCTGCACGTTTTCGAGCGAGCCTTCGGCCAGAACCGAGCCTTCATGCAACACAGTGACACGTACGCCGAGCGCGTTGATGAAATCCATGTCGTGCTCTACCACCACTACGGATTTTTCGCCTGCGATGCGTTTCAACAGCTCAGCCGTCTTGGCGGTTTCAG
This genomic interval from Aestuariivirga litoralis contains the following:
- a CDS encoding tyrosine-type recombinase/integrase, producing MLPTLNADYDYELQLAKVARDGGDLAPLHREALGIRTFALENTETGETTDPDTLEGLGQTNQDIAEDIARDRAEQIEKQYGPAAAKKFYSTATATRSVVPIDEYLHKFNAEKPAETHTIYRRKMAITNLKNWKPEVSINGYTRSLMRDYVEKQLMPGRRAGTVNSDLGVLGQYWHWLMDKGYMMEGPVYWSKFRLQKQRKSIEDKERAFNDQEMKRLFCGNLQMRPDLLEHSTTAALTGARQNEVGELRVGDLNFVAKTIHLPGEKTAAADRTIPLHPDLFPMLKERCKGKTERDYVFHELPIRKSSDLKSRSSPISKAFTRFRRSVGVGFGKDRTDRSPVNFHSFRRWFSKELLEHEAPADLVDFICGWTSGSMRETYAWTADRKRQARQFIEKVKLPKR
- a CDS encoding HNH endonuclease, whose product is MKLKDLVSTVDQLMGAKAVYGPSLGPEAVMCFGAVGIDPNKSSYFSHAETVAKKALERPYFVTVGGGHDVQAGYRGRAIEVVKATGCFGKTEAFVKTPATYRRLMQWPAAIVLTEVYEIVGMPRLVDDLGLDDMRILTFAFDGVVFHDDRMKELWDALDQCELRRRWDMAPPAFFRDPGKLDRSYTLYPQISEEEGKRRAKETTVLERSSKAALAAKARNLTQNGGKYTCEACAYADEVRGMFDAHHLQPLATGPRISTIDSYAILCPRCHRMAHRKAEKPEVPLAMAELKRLLNAQ
- a CDS encoding abortive infection family protein yields the protein MQSQFSLFVLKALVDTITGGRAQGYGGSSDEPPIGHYRSLPGIQQFMLGCNIPMPPAIGSRLPAATAALNDAANGANGHELITNAIVTVCDPRGYPRDPEKAAAVREHLNNALEADGFTVTIVNGKALLVARQAGGVIVGNIVTKATTLNFDTVENEIARALVNLTSDPEDAVTAACSLLEAVFRSILIELDLTLPPKKDIDGLWKAVQQPLQLSPGLSGLPTVIEQDMRQVLGGLNTVVSGIGALRTHAGDAHGREKGYQRIEPAIARFAVNAAGTAALFIIETWERLQKRSLPLHHSPTQD
- the urtE gene encoding urea ABC transporter ATP-binding subunit UrtE, coding for MLEAKSVNLFYGASQALKDVSVSASPGKITCILGRNGTGKTSLIRAIAGQAAARGGSIMFDGKDITKLPADKRARAGIALVPQGREIFSSLTVEENLKTGFAGLARKERNIPDEIYELFPVLKSMLHRRGGDLSGGQQQQLAIGRALVMRPKVLLLDEPTEGIQPSIIKDIERVIAMLRDRGTMSIILVEQYFDFARRLADNFIILNRGRVIHSGDGAALQDEKARTMVMV
- a CDS encoding DUF2971 domain-containing protein, which gives rise to MTAPVNLYELQLRAKLPQYLLQSLDEFEAATGEVLRRFLAEIEARPLPPLLYHYTGEGGLRGILGSGTLFCSDVFRQNDKKEIRHGINVAFDELIERGRKDPDLFRGYAGNIARFRRTHPMENVGNFYICSLTGQEESERQWRLYGASSRGFALAFDAMRLEVAFTQANGVPIENNNTFPVTYDRAIAARLQGEILDLIAPLLAPLRMGVLAQPSLDAYYNELAVVHLLAIVRFAMFFKARQWSAEREYRFQNLFSIDAKPTDVRLRPDPMGGAAIEYRAFDWRSVDPGCLSQIIIGPKADQDGGEALARELLQLHHPNPETVKVVQSTVGRHRRG